A stretch of DNA from Anopheles nili chromosome 2, idAnoNiliSN_F5_01, whole genome shotgun sequence:
GGGGGTTGTTGTCCTGTGGGGGCGTGTGagtgttggtgctgctggtgttgagCCGCTTTCATCTCCGTCATGGAGTGCAGCGCCGCCAGTGGCGGACCCAGGAAGCTCAACTGTAACTTATGATCCAACATGTCCGAGATCGTGTGTGTTGGTTTACCCTTTGaacccaccggaagcggtTGGTTGTGGTTTATCGCCccactgctgttgttgttgttgttgttgttatggTGTGGGTGATGCGGGTGAAGCTGGTGATGCAGCGGGTGTTGCTGAagatgttgctgatgctggtgatgatggtgctgttgATGCGCTGCCAATTGCTGCCCGACGGAAAGTGCAAATGAAGCCGCACTTCCGGACGAGCCGGCGACGATTCCGGAGTTCGACGATTGGGGATGACACGCGTTGGCCGAACCGGAAGGACCGTGGGAGAGGTTTTCGGGGCTACGCGAGGATCCCACACTATCGTGGGGTGAACCGGACAAAGGATATCCTCCTAACCCACCGAGATCACCCTCTTTCGTTTGGCTCGAGTACGATCGGGCACTTCCGAGCGGACTGCCACAGGACTCGTCCGCCGGTGGTCGATGTTTGTGTCCTGTCGGCTCCGGACTGGCCGGTTCTGAGGTGTACCCACTGCCGTTAAGCCGCCCACTCACGGGACTGTGGCCACGAGGACTCCCCGGAAGAACGTGGATCTCGTCGTCCTGATCTGCCCGATCCGAATCCGTTCCGTAAGCCGCTCCGAGGCCAGCCAAATGCTCAGAAAGATGCGCCGGAAGTCCTGTGGCACCGTCCGTCGCAGGATGATACGGTCGCCCGTACGGACTGTCCGGAGGAGCAGGCTGGTCGTGGGAGTTATCTCTCGAAGATGGACCTCCTCCGGTACCGAGAAACAGATTCACCGGACTACCGCCGGTGTCACCGTGCTGCGGATGGAGCTGGTGGTGATGCGACCGGAAGTGACCACCGGCGGATGTGGCGTGCTGGGAGAGATTCAGCAACGAACCGGCCGCAAGATGGGCAGGAGGCCCGTCAAACGAGGACGCCGCCGTTGGTGACGTGGCCGAAGGATCACGGAAGCCGAAGTTGCCGCCAAAGCCAAAGCCATGCGTTCCGAGCAACCCGGGAGATCGGAAGGCCGCCAGGGTCAGCGCTTGGTACCCGGTGCGCACCGGGTCGTCGGAACCGTACGACTCCGTGTCCTCGAAACGTGGTAGGCGCTGGTCAACTTCAGCGCCACCGAATCCCGAACCGAATCCTGAAACGTGTGGTTCCGCGAATCAAAGGTCGTATCGAGTTGGGCTTATCTCCGTGCCATATTGCGGCGGATAGAaacgaaaggacacacgcgAAAGGACACACTCGACACAAACGAACTAGAGATAACGTCAATCGAAAGCTCACACTTTACACTTGGGCGACATTTTCATGTTCAGATCACAACCATCGCCAGACGACAAATTCACACTTTTTGGGTAACGTTTTTCTTAGAATCCTCTCTTCAAGCGGATTTAGAAACCGAAACAACAACACTTGATCGCACAATCCCTACGCACTCACGCATCAGTACTTTGCTCGAGTAATTTTATCTCGTTACTTGTTTCTTTGTACACGTGTTTCGTTCATTTAACCACGACTCACGAATCACTTCACTTCGCAGGAGCATTCATCACAGAAGCCTTTTCACACATGCGTCACAAAAATACGCACTAATGTTCACGCAACCACTTACGCCAGGATCATCACGTGTCCGGTTGTCACGACGCAACGTGCTTGAATGCCGCAACTCTTGCATCAAGGTAGGCTGTTCACATCAAAGCCTGTTTATCAACTCGCCACGGGGCACTATCAACACTTgtgcacgcgcacacacacgcacactgatCGGTTGTGAAGGACTCGCTTCGAGGTCCTTGCCACTGTTCACTCGCTGTAACtacgtcgtcgacgtcgtcgtcgtcgtcgtcgtcgtcgtcgtcgtcgtcgtttgggAAGGCTTTCCGTTTTAGACGAGCGGCGAACGTGTTCACCGTTCCGGCCAGTTGCTCAACATCTTCTCTCGATAGCAGCACAGCATCCCTCCGGTTCAACCTCAGCGAAGGGTCGATCGCTCCGCCCATCGAttaaaaagggataaaaaggTGGAGCACCGAAGCCGTAAACGGTGCGTTGAAGCTGCCACACTCATACACGCTGTCACGCGACGCCATGCTTCTACCTGgctgtgagagcgagagagagagagagagagccagagAGTGAAAGGATGGCGTGCAAGAGAACGACAGAGTCCAGAGCGAGATGAAACGAAGAAAActcgttttcctttctcgtTGCGCCGGCGCACTTACGCACTTACCCACACAACCACATCGCGAGCAGGACAGCGTGCatgttctcgctctctctctctcgctctctcgcactctTGCATACGTCAAACAAAATGCCCACTCACGGGGATGGACGATGGCGCATCCAAAGCAGGGTTGCTGTAGTGAGGCAGGGTTCGCCAGTCGCAGTCAATGCACAAGTTCATTAATTCttcgctctatctcgctcgcacctCGTGTGGGGGAAATTCGTGCTCTTTCGTGCACTCGCGCTCCTTGGCGAAAgtgaacggaaaaaaggactcccatTTCACACCAGCCCACGCAcgaactcacacacacacgcgctctcTGGTGCAACGTAAACAATGTGTCGGGGAAGCGCGCGCGTTCACCGTCGCTAGTTCATATGTGCAGCTAAtccttttttcgtcttctttaTCGCCCTCGCCCTTACCACGCCCCGGGCCAGGACAAAGGAGGGAGATCCTTTTGGCCGGTGGGGAGTTAATGTGCCTCGCTGCCTCCACattttcgattcgtttttaCTCATTTTCTATACAACACAATAATGATGTTCAGATTACATTGCTGGCTTACGGACACGAAACGAGGCATCGGGGGCCAGAGACGGGGTTATAATTTCGTAATTTTTAGCGTGTGGTTTGGCGGCGAGGGTGATGAAGAGAGCCACCAGCTcccccggttccggttccggttgcagCTGCTCACTTGCTGACGGGGAAAGATTATGCCCAAAGGTGACATTCGGCAGGGACGATTGCGCATAGGGCACAGCAGATCACCCAGTGGTCCTAGACGCGTAGGATCATTGTTATCCTTTCCTCACTCCATTTGCATAGGTCATTACATGCTGGCTGCTAGTTTGATAACTAGAAGAGGGTTTGATTCAAAGAGTTTGATCTCCGGAAAATGGATCCTTATGCACTAATGATGTCGTGTGTTTAATGCGTAATAAGCAACAGGagtttcgaaataaaaatgttcagTTACCTCATGCCTCGAATTCCAACACGATCAGGatcgttgaaatatttttccaattaGCATCAACGGCAGCATAACCGAATTGTTAATATACCAAGCTCATGCAACGAGTGCAACATGGTGCATGTCGGTTACAAGCcaggattgtgtgtgtgtgtgtgtgtgtttatgcggaaggaaaaacctcAAACACGCAGCGGAAAATAAACTTTGGTTACCGGTGTTGCCTTATgccaatatttttttttcttcctcgttttatttcgcttccaGTTTCCCATACCTGTGCTGATAAATTTGAAGCGAAAATGTTTGCGCAGAAAAGTTTCGTGACGGGCAGTTTGCAGCTGCCGTTGCAATTGGAATTATTATGGGAGTTTCCGCCCGAAAGTTGCATTATTGCCAAATGCCTCCTCACCGGGTCGATGTGCAGCGATGTACCGggtttatatatttatttattttcctgcgtTATTTCCATTCTTTGACAGGTGATATTTTAGGCAGCTATCCGAaaaatgttgtatttttgtttgctttcggaGCTGATAATTCGATGCTCAATATCTTatttcccaaaacaaaaaacaccagcaAATGAAACGATTCACAGAAGAGAATATGGCGTTTAACACAACGCACTTCATGATGGGATCATTTTGGAGCATAATCACAAGGCTCACCTAGTCCATTAGTTTTTTCTCCGGTTTATCGAAATGGCTCATCGTTTCGAATCGGCCACGGTTATAATGGAACGCAATAAACGTCCCAACGGGATGCGTTCGTCCCTCGGTGTCCTTTGAAGCACGCACGTCCCAAAAGCGCAACCGCATCACAAATTAAACTGCCGTAAAATTATCACACCTTTCGGATTGAATCGGGTGCACAGTTTACGGGTTCCGGAGGCCGGAAAAACGGCCGGACGCCCGGAGGGCTCCGGGATCTGTACGAATCCCTTTTCATCAACAATGGCCTCGTCGGATAGGTGACAGAGTCAGCACTGGGacgttttgtgtgcgcgtCGAGTTGACTTTGTGCCTTGCCCGTTTTTCTAAACATCGAAgggagtcctttttcgagCCAAATGAGGATATCCGGTGAGCTTGGCTTCGAACCATGAGAAGTCAAAATTCTCTACCATTGCTCATCATTTTACACAGGACATGTACACAAATTTCATATTACTCCACTGTTAATGCATGTAAAGTCTTTATACTACATTGTTACAAGAGTTGCTTAGCTTACAAATGTAAGGAATAATTTAACTTCTTACCCATGTGGATTGTTACATTCCACTTTCGCCTACCTGTATTCAGGCACTTCCTCTCGGATCcttgcttttccttcaccaaatttcttttttgtttgcatagcTGTGAATCGTGTCTCATGAGATTGATTTTCCCAATACTGCATTCTATGCCCATTGTGTCCTATCACGTACCTGATGCTCGTTCAATATGTCACATGTTTGTATGCACACGCACGGGTGTTCGTATGTGCTTGTGtttgtttccgttccgttttcccaCAACCAGGACCCTTTGCAATCGATGCTCGATCGGGCTCGTCGTAGTCTATAATATTCAGCTAAAATTTTCTACGCCTCATCCTCACTCTATTGCCTCAACCATGAATGGCCGGACACGTTGTTTATGAGGCTACGTGAGCCACAGAGAAATAGGAAAAGAACCAAACGTTTGAGCAAGTCAATGGAATGGTTTGTCACAGAAGCTGGCATAGAAATGGCACATGGGCCTTTTGACAGAGGTCGTAGTTGAAACACATGAATTGGAAAGAAAGTATCGCGACTAAATGAACTAGAAGCTTAACGCAAGTCAAAGATATTCGCTAAAACAACAGTTTTATTACGCATAGCTGCTTGAGGCTTACGGAAGTAGTAGAATAAATGAACCTATTACGCCATTTCGATCATTTAAGCGCTTATCTACGACGACGTCACTtccgcacactcgcacaccgaCAAATACATCATCAACAATGAAAATGAACTCGCCGAAACGAGTTGTGGCATAATTTATGAGCTTCCAAGTAGCACCTCCTGGCCATCTTTCCTCTGGCCCAACACCCAAATGAACGCCAACAGGGATTCAAAGGGATAGTTTTTCATCGGTTACGGTTGCAGTTTAACTTTTTGTTGTGATAACTTTTAATGATTCTCCATTTCCCGCGCGCCAGCCATGGCCGTTTTTCAGCCCAAACGCAATCGGAACCTCAAGCCTTTTTATCCCTCCGATATTGCGGCACTCTCGGGCGCGAATGCTGCCATCACAATCGAGTTGAATTCCCTCGAGGGCAATCTTCCGGCATTCGAGGTGATGCCCGCCGGAATTGGTTTCCAGTTTGGAActattttccccctttttttctcgcatttttcCCCGCTTGTCCCCATACGCGCCATCATCGGTTTCGTTGCGATGGTCCTTTACCGCCAATTATTACCCCCGGTGAGCCGTTCCGGATTCGCTCCGCCCGTTCCTTCGACCCCTCGACCTAGCCGGAAGTCCGCTTTTCTCAGGACTCTatatcaacacacacacacacgaccatTCTCATGCATGCATGCGTACGGGGCATCACCGGTTGGGATAATAGATTAATAGACGTTATTTATGGGCATTTAATTGCTACAAATAAGTGACACTGCagtgaaaaattattattGCTCCTATTTTAAGCGAAGTGCGCACCGTTTAGTGAACCCTCCTGCTGGGACCCTCCTTTCGGGTCTCTGCCTTTCTTTCTGGGGTCCTCCTGCCAATGCCCTTTTTAGAATAGGCTGCCGAGAGGCATTCGGTGCGGGGCGCATTTTCTTTACCTGCCTTTAAAGCATCCACGAGacaggaaaaatggaaaaggtgTGTCCTGGCGGATGCTCCGCTACCGATGTTGTGTCATCAATCTGGCCAATGTTGCAACCCAAGGTCGGCCCTCAGAAAAGCTGCAGCATTTGCTCGGTTCAGGTCGGATCGATCGACGCAGTCGGAAGAGTCCCTGAGTCCTCATCGGTCAATTATGTTGTCCAGGTTAGAGCGACGAACGGTCAGCGGCTGGCAAATGGCGAAACTGCGTCCTTTGAGTGGGCCATAAATCACGCTCCTGTACCATCGCAGGACACCATGGGATGTTTCAATTCAAGCGCCATCGTTACACGGATCAAAGCAACCCATTGTCCGTGGCTACTTGATTATTttaccaacagcaacaaccctATGTTTGGAGCAGCATTCAGCtggtcatttttttgtgtcctcAATCTATCCTACAATCCCATGATTCATATCTTAatcggtttttatttccaacaaTTTTTGAATGCCATTTTATGAAGCACGCCCTAGAGCATGATGAATAATACATCCGTTCTACTGCACAAAACAGCACACAGCGAGCGAATGCAATCATTTGCGTAATGCTTATTGAGCTTTATATTGACCACGCGAGCTTTCTCACAAACCGCACCTCACAACAACAGCATTCGTCCTTCCTATGACCCAGATTTGCGAAAGTACTATTGCTAGCTTTTTCTGTAATAAAATCCACCCTTTCTTCATCCACCACACGCCCTTCCCAGCCCAACAGACAACAAGCGCGAATAATTGAATCTGGAAAATATGGTAATAAAGGTGTATCCTTCTTTTTACTACCCCACCATGTGTGAGCAGGCCCACTGGCCACTGTCGTGCTGTCGATGCCATAAACCGCAAGACCTTGCGTTGTGAGCGTGGTGGAGGAGTATTTTGCCCTCGATGTTTTTTCCTCGATTTCGTGTTCGCTTCATAGTGTCACCCTTTGCCGTTTGTCCCGACCGACAGGCGttttggcttttattttccacgccGTAATCCTTTCACCCGATCACGAGCTCGTGCACCCGAATCCGCGTGTAAAAGAGCGCCAGCTAGCGCACGTTGTCCATTCGATTCACGGAGCCGAGGAAAGCTATCAAAAGCCATCCAAAATCAAAGCCACCTTCGAGGCCACGTACCACGGTAGTTTGTGCGATCGATCCAATTTTGCGATGCCAAAGGACGATGGGACGGTGCTGGGGTTTTattgggaggcaaaaaaaaagaaatgcacgACACAAGCATCATTGCAGAAAGAATCGGACCTTTCGAATCGGGG
This window harbors:
- the LOC128721489 gene encoding homeobox protein Hmx; its protein translation is MGFGSGFGGAEVDQRLPRFEDTESYGSDDPVRTGYQALTLAAFRSPGLLGTHGFGFGGNFGFRDPSATSPTAASSFDGPPAHLAAGSLLNLSQHATSAGGHFRSHHHQLHPQHGDTGGSPVNLFLGTGGGPSSRDNSHDQPAPPDSPYGRPYHPATDGATGLPAHLSEHLAGLGAAYGTDSDRADQDDEIHVLPGSPRGHSPVSGRLNGSGYTSEPASPEPTGHKHRPPADESCGSPLGSARSYSSQTKEGDLGGLGGYPLSGSPHDSVGSSRSPENLSHGPSGSANACHPQSSNSGIVAGSSGSAASFALSVGQQLAAHQQHHHHQHQQHLQQHPLHHQLHPHHPHHNNNNNNMDHKLQLSFLGPPLAALHSMTEMKAAQHQQHQHSHAPTGQQPPGSGPHTTTHPGSPDRLSQTAVSQSPAVSNPHGIDTILSRPPPVTTAQLNALGGGMPRFTAAVAAAANMAQYLSQNHANGPMKAHAGPLVDRTHLYWPGLQGLVANPMAWRDRLGSTMSASLSQSHHGQDKDGKKKHTRPTFSGQQIFALEKTFEQTKYLAGPERAKLAYALGMTESQVKVWFQNRRTKWRKKHAAEMATAKRKQEELGDGDGDCSEPMDSDSESLDLVDTGSSQRKRCRMEDEMRH